In Gallus gallus isolate bGalGal1 chromosome Z, bGalGal1.mat.broiler.GRCg7b, whole genome shotgun sequence, one DNA window encodes the following:
- the LOC101748544 gene encoding uncharacterized protein LOC101748544 isoform X2, whose product MVDDSFLLVPMTLFFLYVLFLVARVSLLITIWFLQAGRRLLRLRRWWRRGASAPESGAQRPTSGTSCSCSSCNRCSKADQELQQLVLSVLPQHVATPGPEFWVMAWRDLEELVEQGSLSCCSSANDQSEVQRGASASESSAEGQTRGPRCSCSSCNRCSKAEQELQQLVLPALPEHVATLGPEFWDAAWRDLEKLVEQGSLSCCSSPSSSTQLGTVVRESIMQTGAAVHWWEQKEQQPVGLSKRPQEVPHMQKTVRPAAAAPSRLATEDDCCSAASQRLSCAVCGRRRAEQAGRQSVNGWHSWQRVAPTAPRTNRQGSKPGRGAAEQPPQTCTCTCMRPPAHEGLHQPKQGQRCWDNKAQEPSALPVSCRMHCECCKTAGSKRDAQKPEQHSIRNTNRHVQSPPRHAEEEMWGSKADRGAQRQPHGICSCLLPPARGTTVRSIAYGSIEWLCWR is encoded by the exons ATGGTTGACGACAGCTTTCTCCTTGTCCCTATGacccttttcttcctgtatgtCCTGTTCTTGGTGGCCAGGGTCTCCCTGCTCATCACCATCTGGTTCCTACAG GCTGGCAGACGACTCTTGCGACTGAGGAGATGGTGGCGGAGAGGAGCATCAGCACCGGAGTCAG GTGCTCAGAGACCAACGTCTGGGACAtcttgctcctgctccagctgcaaccgctgcagcaaagctgaccaggagctgcagcagctggtgctatCGGTGCTGCCGCAGCACGTGGCTACTCCTGGTCCTGAATTCTGGGTGATGGCCTGGAGGgacctggaggagctggtggagcaAGGaagcctgtcctgctgcagctctgccaatgACCAGAGTGAGGTGCAGCGTGGAGCATCAGCTTCTGAGTCAA GTGCTGAGGGACAGACACGTGGGCCAcggtgctcctgctccagctgcaaccgctgcagcaaagctgagcaggagctgcagcagctggtgttGCCGGCTCTCCCAGAGCACGTGGCCACTCTGGGCCCTGAGTTCTGGGATGCGGCCTGGCGGGACCTGGAAAAGCTGGTGGAGCAAGGAAGCCtatcctgctgcagctcccccagctcctCCACACAGCTGGGGACAGTTGTACGTGAGAGCATCATGCAGACAGGTGCCGCTGTACATtggtgggagcagaaggaacagcaGCCTGTTGGATTGTCCAAGCGTCCACAAGAAGTACCCCACATGCAAAAGACAGTaagaccagcagcagcagcaccttcacGCCTGGCTACGGAAGAtgactgctgcagtgcagccagccAGCGTCTGAGCTGTGCCGTCTGTGGCAGGAGACgtgcagagcaggcaggcaggcagagcgTGAATGGCTGGCACTCGTGGCAGCGGGtggcccccacagcccccaggacAAATCGTCAGGgctccaagccaggcaggggaGCCGCAGAGCAGCCCCCGCAGACCTGCACCTGCACCTGCATGCGTCCACCTGCGCATGAGGGACTTCATCAACCAAAGCAGGGACAACGTTGCTGGGACAACAAGGCCCAGGAGCCTTCTGCATTGCCTGTGTCCTGCCGAATGCATTGTGAGTGCTGTAAGACAGCGGGATCCAAGAGGGATGCACAGaagccagagcagcacagcataaGAAATACGAACCGGCACGTGCAGTCGCCCCCCAGGCATGCTGAGGAAGAGATGTGGGGCTCCAAAGCAGACAGAGGTGCCCAAAGGCAGCCTcacgggatctgctcctgcttgCTGCCACCAGCGCGTGGGACAACGGTGCGTAGCATTGCCTATGGCTCCATTGAGTGGCTATGTTGGCGGTAG
- the LOC101748544 gene encoding uncharacterized protein LOC101748544 isoform X1 gives MVDDSFLLVPMTLFFLYVLFLVARVSLLITIWFLQAGRRLLRLRRWWRRGASAPESGRSLWVSAKPQALSYSCQAGMGPCQEPHPGLGTGTLQVDQMGQGCRWCPVELWLSPPPCSAGAQRPTSGTSCSCSSCNRCSKADQELQQLVLSVLPQHVATPGPEFWVMAWRDLEELVEQGSLSCCSSANDQSEVQRGASASESSAEGQTRGPRCSCSSCNRCSKAEQELQQLVLPALPEHVATLGPEFWDAAWRDLEKLVEQGSLSCCSSPSSSTQLGTVVRESIMQTGAAVHWWEQKEQQPVGLSKRPQEVPHMQKTVRPAAAAPSRLATEDDCCSAASQRLSCAVCGRRRAEQAGRQSVNGWHSWQRVAPTAPRTNRQGSKPGRGAAEQPPQTCTCTCMRPPAHEGLHQPKQGQRCWDNKAQEPSALPVSCRMHCECCKTAGSKRDAQKPEQHSIRNTNRHVQSPPRHAEEEMWGSKADRGAQRQPHGICSCLLPPARGTTVRSIAYGSIEWLCWR, from the exons ATGGTTGACGACAGCTTTCTCCTTGTCCCTATGacccttttcttcctgtatgtCCTGTTCTTGGTGGCCAGGGTCTCCCTGCTCATCACCATCTGGTTCCTACAG GCTGGCAGACGACTCTTGCGACTGAGGAGATGGTGGCGGAGAGGAGCATCAGCACCGGAGTCAGGTAGGTCTCTGTGGGTCAGTGCCAAGCCCCAGGCTTTGTCTTATTCATGCCAGGCAGGGATGGGCCCATGCCAGGAGCCCCACCCTGGACTGGGAACTGGCACGCTTCAGGTCGACCAGATGGGACAGGGTTGTCGCTGGTGTCCAGTCGAGCTGTGGCTCAGTCCCCCTCCCTGTTCTGCAGGTGCTCAGAGACCAACGTCTGGGACAtcttgctcctgctccagctgcaaccgctgcagcaaagctgaccaggagctgcagcagctggtgctatCGGTGCTGCCGCAGCACGTGGCTACTCCTGGTCCTGAATTCTGGGTGATGGCCTGGAGGgacctggaggagctggtggagcaAGGaagcctgtcctgctgcagctctgccaatgACCAGAGTGAGGTGCAGCGTGGAGCATCAGCTTCTGAGTCAA GTGCTGAGGGACAGACACGTGGGCCAcggtgctcctgctccagctgcaaccgctgcagcaaagctgagcaggagctgcagcagctggtgttGCCGGCTCTCCCAGAGCACGTGGCCACTCTGGGCCCTGAGTTCTGGGATGCGGCCTGGCGGGACCTGGAAAAGCTGGTGGAGCAAGGAAGCCtatcctgctgcagctcccccagctcctCCACACAGCTGGGGACAGTTGTACGTGAGAGCATCATGCAGACAGGTGCCGCTGTACATtggtgggagcagaaggaacagcaGCCTGTTGGATTGTCCAAGCGTCCACAAGAAGTACCCCACATGCAAAAGACAGTaagaccagcagcagcagcaccttcacGCCTGGCTACGGAAGAtgactgctgcagtgcagccagccAGCGTCTGAGCTGTGCCGTCTGTGGCAGGAGACgtgcagagcaggcaggcaggcagagcgTGAATGGCTGGCACTCGTGGCAGCGGGtggcccccacagcccccaggacAAATCGTCAGGgctccaagccaggcaggggaGCCGCAGAGCAGCCCCCGCAGACCTGCACCTGCACCTGCATGCGTCCACCTGCGCATGAGGGACTTCATCAACCAAAGCAGGGACAACGTTGCTGGGACAACAAGGCCCAGGAGCCTTCTGCATTGCCTGTGTCCTGCCGAATGCATTGTGAGTGCTGTAAGACAGCGGGATCCAAGAGGGATGCACAGaagccagagcagcacagcataaGAAATACGAACCGGCACGTGCAGTCGCCCCCCAGGCATGCTGAGGAAGAGATGTGGGGCTCCAAAGCAGACAGAGGTGCCCAAAGGCAGCCTcacgggatctgctcctgcttgCTGCCACCAGCGCGTGGGACAACGGTGCGTAGCATTGCCTATGGCTCCATTGAGTGGCTATGTTGGCGGTAG
- the LOC101748453 gene encoding uncharacterized protein LOC101748453 isoform X2, whose amino-acid sequence MVDDSFLLVPMTLFFLYVLFLVARVSLLITIWFLQAGRRCLRLRRWWRRGASAPESGAQRPTSGTSCSCSSCNRCSKADQELQQLVLSVLPQHVATPGPEFWVMAWRDLEELVEQGSLSCCSSANDQSEVQRGASASESSAEGQTRGPRCSCSSCNRCSKAEQELQQLVLPALPEHVATLGPEFWDAAWRDLEKLVEQGSLSCCSSPSSSTQLGTVVRESIMQTGAAVRWWEQKEQQPVGLSKRPQEVPHMQKTVRPAAAAPSRLATEDDCCSAASQRLSCAVCGRRRAEQAGRQSVNGWHSWQRVAPTAHRPNCQGSKPGRGAAEQPPQTCTCTCMRPPAHEGLHQPKQGQRCWDNKAQEPSALPVSCRMHCECCKTAGSKRDAQKPEQHSIRNTNRHVQSPPRHAEEEMWGSKADRGAQRQPHGICSCLLPPARGTTVRSIAYGSIEWLCWR is encoded by the exons ATGGTTGACGACAGCTTTCTCCTTGTCCCTATGacccttttcttcctgtatgtCCTGTTCTTGGTGGCCAGGGTCTCCCTGCTCATCACCATCTGGTTCCTACAG GCTGGCAGACGATGCTTGCGACTGAGGAGATGGTGGCGGAGAGGAGCATCAGCACCGGAGTCAG GTGCTCAGAGACCAACGTCTGGGACAtcttgctcctgctccagctgcaaccgctgcagcaaagctgaccaggagctgcagcagctggtgctatCGGTGCTGCCGCAGCACGTGGCTACTCCTGGTCCTGAATTCTGGGTGATGGCCTGGAGGgacctggaggagctggtggagcaAGGaagcctgtcctgctgcagctctgccaatgACCAGAGTGAGGTGCAGCGTGGAGCATCAGCTTCTGAGTCAA GTGCTGAGGGACAGACACGTGGGCCAcggtgctcctgctccagctgcaaccgctgcagcaaagctgagcaggagctgcagcagctggtgttGCCGGCTCTCCCAGAGCACGTGGCCACTCTGGGCCCTGAGTTCTGGGATGCGGCCTGGCGGGACCTGGAAAAGCTGGTGGAGCAAGGAAGCCtatcctgctgcagctcccccagctcctCCACACAGCTGGGGACAGTTGTACGTGAGAGCATCATGCAGACAGGTGCCGCTGTACGTtggtgggagcagaaggaacagcaGCCTGTTGGATTGTCCAAGCGTCCACAAGAAGTACCCCACATGCAAAAGACAGTaagaccagcagcagcagcaccttcacGCCTGGCTACGGAAGAtgactgctgcagtgcagccagccAGCGTCTGAGCTGTGCCGTCTGTGGCAGGAGACgtgcagagcaggcaggcaggcagagcgTGAATGGCTGGCACTCGTGGCAGCGGGTGGCCCCCACAGCCCACCGGCCAAATTGTCAGGgctccaagccaggcaggggaGCCGCAGAGCAGCCCCCGCAGACCTGCACCTGCACCTGCATGCGTCCACCTGCGCATGAGGGACTTCATCAACCAAAGCAGGGACAACGTTGCTGGGACAACAAGGCCCAGGAGCCTTCTGCATTGCCTGTGTCCTGCCGAATGCATTGTGAGTGCTGTAAGACAGCGGGATCCAAGAGGGATGCACAGaagccagagcagcacagcataaGAAATACGAACCGGCACGTGCAGTCGCCCCCCAGGCATGCTGAGGAAGAGATGTGGGGCTCCAAAGCAGACAGAGGTGCCCAAAGGCAGCCTcacgggatctgctcctgcttgCTGCCACCAGCGCGTGGGACAACGGTGCGTAGCATTGCCTATGGCTCCATTGAGTGGCTATGTTGGCGGTAG
- the LOC101748453 gene encoding uncharacterized protein LOC101748453 isoform X1 yields the protein MVDDSFLLVPMTLFFLYVLFLVARVSLLITIWFLQAGRRCLRLRRWWRRGASAPESGRSLWVSAKPQALSYSCQAGMGPCQEPHPGLGTGTLQVDQMGQGCRWCPVELWLSPPPCSAGAQRPTSGTSCSCSSCNRCSKADQELQQLVLSVLPQHVATPGPEFWVMAWRDLEELVEQGSLSCCSSANDQSEVQRGASASESSAEGQTRGPRCSCSSCNRCSKAEQELQQLVLPALPEHVATLGPEFWDAAWRDLEKLVEQGSLSCCSSPSSSTQLGTVVRESIMQTGAAVRWWEQKEQQPVGLSKRPQEVPHMQKTVRPAAAAPSRLATEDDCCSAASQRLSCAVCGRRRAEQAGRQSVNGWHSWQRVAPTAHRPNCQGSKPGRGAAEQPPQTCTCTCMRPPAHEGLHQPKQGQRCWDNKAQEPSALPVSCRMHCECCKTAGSKRDAQKPEQHSIRNTNRHVQSPPRHAEEEMWGSKADRGAQRQPHGICSCLLPPARGTTVRSIAYGSIEWLCWR from the exons ATGGTTGACGACAGCTTTCTCCTTGTCCCTATGacccttttcttcctgtatgtCCTGTTCTTGGTGGCCAGGGTCTCCCTGCTCATCACCATCTGGTTCCTACAG GCTGGCAGACGATGCTTGCGACTGAGGAGATGGTGGCGGAGAGGAGCATCAGCACCGGAGTCAGGTAGGTCTCTGTGGGTCAGTGCCAAGCCCCAGGCTTTGTCTTATTCATGCCAGGCAGGGATGGGCCCATGCCAGGAGCCCCACCCTGGACTGGGAACTGGCACGCTTCAGGTCGACCAGATGGGACAGGGTTGTCGCTGGTGTCCAGTCGAGCTGTGGCTCAGTCCCCCTCCCTGTTCTGCAGGTGCTCAGAGACCAACGTCTGGGACAtcttgctcctgctccagctgcaaccgctgcagcaaagctgaccaggagctgcagcagctggtgctatCGGTGCTGCCGCAGCACGTGGCTACTCCTGGTCCTGAATTCTGGGTGATGGCCTGGAGGgacctggaggagctggtggagcaAGGaagcctgtcctgctgcagctctgccaatgACCAGAGTGAGGTGCAGCGTGGAGCATCAGCTTCTGAGTCAA GTGCTGAGGGACAGACACGTGGGCCAcggtgctcctgctccagctgcaaccgctgcagcaaagctgagcaggagctgcagcagctggtgttGCCGGCTCTCCCAGAGCACGTGGCCACTCTGGGCCCTGAGTTCTGGGATGCGGCCTGGCGGGACCTGGAAAAGCTGGTGGAGCAAGGAAGCCtatcctgctgcagctcccccagctcctCCACACAGCTGGGGACAGTTGTACGTGAGAGCATCATGCAGACAGGTGCCGCTGTACGTtggtgggagcagaaggaacagcaGCCTGTTGGATTGTCCAAGCGTCCACAAGAAGTACCCCACATGCAAAAGACAGTaagaccagcagcagcagcaccttcacGCCTGGCTACGGAAGAtgactgctgcagtgcagccagccAGCGTCTGAGCTGTGCCGTCTGTGGCAGGAGACgtgcagagcaggcaggcaggcagagcgTGAATGGCTGGCACTCGTGGCAGCGGGTGGCCCCCACAGCCCACCGGCCAAATTGTCAGGgctccaagccaggcaggggaGCCGCAGAGCAGCCCCCGCAGACCTGCACCTGCACCTGCATGCGTCCACCTGCGCATGAGGGACTTCATCAACCAAAGCAGGGACAACGTTGCTGGGACAACAAGGCCCAGGAGCCTTCTGCATTGCCTGTGTCCTGCCGAATGCATTGTGAGTGCTGTAAGACAGCGGGATCCAAGAGGGATGCACAGaagccagagcagcacagcataaGAAATACGAACCGGCACGTGCAGTCGCCCCCCAGGCATGCTGAGGAAGAGATGTGGGGCTCCAAAGCAGACAGAGGTGCCCAAAGGCAGCCTcacgggatctgctcctgcttgCTGCCACCAGCGCGTGGGACAACGGTGCGTAGCATTGCCTATGGCTCCATTGAGTGGCTATGTTGGCGGTAG
- the LOC101748453 gene encoding uncharacterized protein LOC101748453 isoform X3 — MGPCQEPHPGLGTGTLQVDQMGQGCRWCPVELWLSPPPCSAGAQRPTSGTSCSCSSCNRCSKADQELQQLVLSVLPQHVATPGPEFWVMAWRDLEELVEQGSLSCCSSANDQSEVQRGASASESSAEGQTRGPRCSCSSCNRCSKAEQELQQLVLPALPEHVATLGPEFWDAAWRDLEKLVEQGSLSCCSSPSSSTQLGTVVRESIMQTGAAVRWWEQKEQQPVGLSKRPQEVPHMQKTVRPAAAAPSRLATEDDCCSAASQRLSCAVCGRRRAEQAGRQSVNGWHSWQRVAPTAHRPNCQGSKPGRGAAEQPPQTCTCTCMRPPAHEGLHQPKQGQRCWDNKAQEPSALPVSCRMHCECCKTAGSKRDAQKPEQHSIRNTNRHVQSPPRHAEEEMWGSKADRGAQRQPHGICSCLLPPARGTTVRSIAYGSIEWLCWR; from the exons ATGGGCCCATGCCAGGAGCCCCACCCTGGACTGGGAACTGGCACGCTTCAGGTCGACCAGATGGGACAGGGTTGTCGCTGGTGTCCAGTCGAGCTGTGGCTCAGTCCCCCTCCCTGTTCTGCAGGTGCTCAGAGACCAACGTCTGGGACAtcttgctcctgctccagctgcaaccgctgcagcaaagctgaccaggagctgcagcagctggtgctatCGGTGCTGCCGCAGCACGTGGCTACTCCTGGTCCTGAATTCTGGGTGATGGCCTGGAGGgacctggaggagctggtggagcaAGGaagcctgtcctgctgcagctctgccaatgACCAGAGTGAGGTGCAGCGTGGAGCATCAGCTTCTGAGTCAA GTGCTGAGGGACAGACACGTGGGCCAcggtgctcctgctccagctgcaaccgctgcagcaaagctgagcaggagctgcagcagctggtgttGCCGGCTCTCCCAGAGCACGTGGCCACTCTGGGCCCTGAGTTCTGGGATGCGGCCTGGCGGGACCTGGAAAAGCTGGTGGAGCAAGGAAGCCtatcctgctgcagctcccccagctcctCCACACAGCTGGGGACAGTTGTACGTGAGAGCATCATGCAGACAGGTGCCGCTGTACGTtggtgggagcagaaggaacagcaGCCTGTTGGATTGTCCAAGCGTCCACAAGAAGTACCCCACATGCAAAAGACAGTaagaccagcagcagcagcaccttcacGCCTGGCTACGGAAGAtgactgctgcagtgcagccagccAGCGTCTGAGCTGTGCCGTCTGTGGCAGGAGACgtgcagagcaggcaggcaggcagagcgTGAATGGCTGGCACTCGTGGCAGCGGGTGGCCCCCACAGCCCACCGGCCAAATTGTCAGGgctccaagccaggcaggggaGCCGCAGAGCAGCCCCCGCAGACCTGCACCTGCACCTGCATGCGTCCACCTGCGCATGAGGGACTTCATCAACCAAAGCAGGGACAACGTTGCTGGGACAACAAGGCCCAGGAGCCTTCTGCATTGCCTGTGTCCTGCCGAATGCATTGTGAGTGCTGTAAGACAGCGGGATCCAAGAGGGATGCACAGaagccagagcagcacagcataaGAAATACGAACCGGCACGTGCAGTCGCCCCCCAGGCATGCTGAGGAAGAGATGTGGGGCTCCAAAGCAGACAGAGGTGCCCAAAGGCAGCCTcacgggatctgctcctgcttgCTGCCACCAGCGCGTGGGACAACGGTGCGTAGCATTGCCTATGGCTCCATTGAGTGGCTATGTTGGCGGTAG
- the LOC121108493 gene encoding uncharacterized protein LOC121108493 isoform X2 encodes MVDDSFLLVPMTLFFLYVLFLVARVSLLITIWFLQAGRRLLRLRRWWRRGASAPESGAQRPTSGTSCSCSSCNRCSKADQELQQLVLSVLPQHVATPGPEFWVMAWRDLEELVEQGSLSCCSSANDQSEVQRGASASESSAEGQTRGPRCSCSSCNRCSKAEQELQQLVLPALPEHVATLGPEFWDAAWRDLEKLVEQGSLSCCSSPSSSTQLGTVVRESIMQTGAAVRWWEQKEQQPVGLSKRPQEVPHMQKTVRPAAAAPSRLATEDDCCSAASQRLSCAVCGRRRAEQAGRQSVNGWHSWQRVAPTAHRPNCQGSKPGRGAAEQPPQTCTCTCMRPPAHEGLHQPKQGQRCWDNKAQEPSALPVSCRMHCECCKTAGSKRDAQKPEQHSIRNTNRHVQSPPRHAEEEMWGSKADRGAQRQPHGICSCLLPPARGTTVRSIAYGSIEWLCWR; translated from the exons ATGGTTGACGACAGCTTTCTCCTTGTCCCTATGacccttttcttcctgtatgtCCTGTTCTTGGTGGCCAGGGTCTCCCTGCTCATCACCATCTGGTTCCTACAG GCTGGCAGACGACTCTTGCGACTGAGGAGATGGTGGCGGAGAGGAGCATCAGCACCGGAGTCAG GTGCTCAGAGACCAACGTCTGGGACAtcttgctcctgctccagctgcaaccgctgcagcaaagctgaccaggagctgcagcagctggtgctatCGGTGCTGCCGCAGCACGTGGCTACTCCTGGTCCTGAATTCTGGGTGATGGCCTGGAGGgacctggaggagctggtggagcaAGGaagcctgtcctgctgcagctctgccaatgACCAGAGTGAGGTGCAGCGTGGAGCATCAGCTTCTGAGTCAA GTGCTGAGGGACAGACACGTGGGCCAcggtgctcctgctccagctgcaaccgctgcagcaaagctgagcaggagctgcagcagctggtgttGCCGGCTCTCCCAGAGCACGTGGCCACTCTGGGCCCTGAGTTCTGGGATGCGGCCTGGCGGGACCTGGAAAAGCTGGTGGAGCAAGGAAGCCtatcctgctgcagctcccccagctcctCCACACAGCTGGGGACAGTTGTACGTGAGAGCATCATGCAGACAGGTGCCGCTGTACGTtggtgggagcagaaggaacagcaGCCTGTTGGATTGTCCAAGCGTCCACAAGAAGTACCCCACATGCAAAAGACAGTaagaccagcagcagcagcaccttcacGCCTGGCTACGGAAGAtgactgctgcagtgcagccagccAGCGTCTGAGCTGTGCCGTCTGTGGCAGGAGACgtgcagagcaggcaggcaggcagagcgTGAATGGCTGGCACTCGTGGCAGCGGGTGGCCCCCACAGCCCACCGGCCAAATTGTCAGGgctccaagccaggcaggggaGCCGCAGAGCAGCCCCCGCAGACCTGCACCTGCACCTGCATGCGTCCACCTGCGCATGAGGGACTTCATCAACCAAAGCAGGGACAACGTTGCTGGGACAACAAGGCCCAGGAGCCTTCTGCATTGCCTGTGTCCTGCCGAATGCATTGTGAGTGCTGTAAGACAGCGGGATCCAAGAGGGATGCACAGaagccagagcagcacagcataaGAAATACGAACCGGCACGTGCAGTCGCCCCCCAGGCATGCTGAGGAAGAGATGTGGGGCTCCAAAGCAGACAGAGGTGCCCAAAGGCAGCCTcacgggatctgctcctgcttgCTGCCACCAGCGCGTGGGACAACGGTGCGTAGCATTGCCTATGGCTCCATTGAGTGGCTATGTTGGCGGTAG
- the LOC121108493 gene encoding uncharacterized protein LOC121108493 isoform X1 — MVDDSFLLVPMTLFFLYVLFLVARVSLLITIWFLQAGRRLLRLRRWWRRGASAPESGRSLWVSAKPQALSYSCQAGMGPCQEPHPGLGTGTLQVDQMGQGCRWCPVELWLSPPPCSAGAQRPTSGTSCSCSSCNRCSKADQELQQLVLSVLPQHVATPGPEFWVMAWRDLEELVEQGSLSCCSSANDQSEVQRGASASESSAEGQTRGPRCSCSSCNRCSKAEQELQQLVLPALPEHVATLGPEFWDAAWRDLEKLVEQGSLSCCSSPSSSTQLGTVVRESIMQTGAAVRWWEQKEQQPVGLSKRPQEVPHMQKTVRPAAAAPSRLATEDDCCSAASQRLSCAVCGRRRAEQAGRQSVNGWHSWQRVAPTAHRPNCQGSKPGRGAAEQPPQTCTCTCMRPPAHEGLHQPKQGQRCWDNKAQEPSALPVSCRMHCECCKTAGSKRDAQKPEQHSIRNTNRHVQSPPRHAEEEMWGSKADRGAQRQPHGICSCLLPPARGTTVRSIAYGSIEWLCWR, encoded by the exons ATGGTTGACGACAGCTTTCTCCTTGTCCCTATGacccttttcttcctgtatgtCCTGTTCTTGGTGGCCAGGGTCTCCCTGCTCATCACCATCTGGTTCCTACAG GCTGGCAGACGACTCTTGCGACTGAGGAGATGGTGGCGGAGAGGAGCATCAGCACCGGAGTCAGGTAGGTCTCTGTGGGTCAGTGCCAAGCCCCAGGCTTTGTCTTATTCATGCCAGGCAGGGATGGGCCCATGCCAGGAGCCCCACCCTGGACTGGGAACTGGCACGCTTCAGGTCGACCAGATGGGACAGGGTTGTCGCTGGTGTCCAGTCGAGCTGTGGCTCAGTCCCCCTCCCTGTTCTGCAGGTGCTCAGAGACCAACGTCTGGGACAtcttgctcctgctccagctgcaaccgctgcagcaaagctgaccaggagctgcagcagctggtgctatCGGTGCTGCCGCAGCACGTGGCTACTCCTGGTCCTGAATTCTGGGTGATGGCCTGGAGGgacctggaggagctggtggagcaAGGaagcctgtcctgctgcagctctgccaatgACCAGAGTGAGGTGCAGCGTGGAGCATCAGCTTCTGAGTCAA GTGCTGAGGGACAGACACGTGGGCCAcggtgctcctgctccagctgcaaccgctgcagcaaagctgagcaggagctgcagcagctggtgttGCCGGCTCTCCCAGAGCACGTGGCCACTCTGGGCCCTGAGTTCTGGGATGCGGCCTGGCGGGACCTGGAAAAGCTGGTGGAGCAAGGAAGCCtatcctgctgcagctcccccagctcctCCACACAGCTGGGGACAGTTGTACGTGAGAGCATCATGCAGACAGGTGCCGCTGTACGTtggtgggagcagaaggaacagcaGCCTGTTGGATTGTCCAAGCGTCCACAAGAAGTACCCCACATGCAAAAGACAGTaagaccagcagcagcagcaccttcacGCCTGGCTACGGAAGAtgactgctgcagtgcagccagccAGCGTCTGAGCTGTGCCGTCTGTGGCAGGAGACgtgcagagcaggcaggcaggcagagcgTGAATGGCTGGCACTCGTGGCAGCGGGTGGCCCCCACAGCCCACCGGCCAAATTGTCAGGgctccaagccaggcaggggaGCCGCAGAGCAGCCCCCGCAGACCTGCACCTGCACCTGCATGCGTCCACCTGCGCATGAGGGACTTCATCAACCAAAGCAGGGACAACGTTGCTGGGACAACAAGGCCCAGGAGCCTTCTGCATTGCCTGTGTCCTGCCGAATGCATTGTGAGTGCTGTAAGACAGCGGGATCCAAGAGGGATGCACAGaagccagagcagcacagcataaGAAATACGAACCGGCACGTGCAGTCGCCCCCCAGGCATGCTGAGGAAGAGATGTGGGGCTCCAAAGCAGACAGAGGTGCCCAAAGGCAGCCTcacgggatctgctcctgcttgCTGCCACCAGCGCGTGGGACAACGGTGCGTAGCATTGCCTATGGCTCCATTGAGTGGCTATGTTGGCGGTAG